The Paenibacillus sp. FSL M7-0420 sequence GCAAATGATGGTTTTAATATCGTTGTTCAAGACATCAATAATGATTTGTTACTAGAAACAGAAAAAGAATTCAAAGAAAAAGGATATAATGTAATATCTTTCAAAAGTGATGTTTCAAAACAAAAAGAACAAGAAGAACTAGTTAAATTTACTGTAAAAGAATTTAATAAATTAGATGTTTTTATTAATAATGCAGGTGTGGATGCTGTAACACCTTTCTTAGAAATAGACGAAAATCAACTTAATAAATTATTTAATATTAATGTATTTGGAACTGTTTATGGTACCCAAGCAGCTGCAAAACAATTTATAAAACAAAATACAAAAGGTAAAATAATAAACGCTTGTAGTATAGCAGGTCACGAATCTTACGAAATGCTAGGTACATATTCAGCTACTAAACACGCAGTTAGATCATACACTCAAGTTGCAGCTAAAGAATTAGCAAAGTATAAAATTAACGTTAATGCTTATTGTCCAGGAGTGGCAAAAACTAAAATGTGGGAAAGAATCGATGAAGAAATGGTTAAATATGATGAAAATTTAAATCCTGGAGATGCTTTTGAAAAATTTTCAAGTGCTATAAAATTAGGAAGATATCAAGAACCTAAAGATGTAGCAAATTTAGTATCATTCCTAGCTTCGGAAGATTCAGATTATATAACTGGTCAATCTATTTTAACAGATGGCGGATTAGTTTATAGATAAAAAATAAACAGTTTAATTAATTTGGTTTTTATTCCAATTTCCTTTTTGAATAGAAACTTTGAACCCTAAAAACCCAAAGCGTGTCAATCGTTCGGTTTAATAGCTAGCGCTATCCGAACGCTTGCGCTTTAAGTTTATTTTAGGGTTCTTTTCTTTTTCAAAAAGTTTTCTCGGCATAAAGTCGTCTAAATATTGGGGTAGCGTCAGGATTATGCGTAATAACAACGCTAAGGAAATAAACCTTGTTCCAATAGGGTTTAATCTATTGAGACTTAACCGATTTTGCGTCAAATAAAGCTTGCTAGTGTCTCGTATGACTTGTCTCAAAAGTCTTATCGTTGTTAAATCCTTCATTTTTAATGCTGAAAACAGCTAACCGTTGTAAATCCGCATTTTCGGGACGCTACCCCATATTATACACTTCATTTTAAAAATAAGGATTTAACGAAAATATAAAACACTAAAACAATAACAGCAAAATAAAAGCCAAGATACTGTTATTCACTTTACTTTATTGTAAGTTTTAGTTACGAAAATCATTAATATTGTTGTATAAGCAGTTGTTAAGATTAAACCTGCTATAGCACTAAAATACATAGTGTTAATCTTTTTTATAAAT is a genomic window containing:
- a CDS encoding acetoin reductase, whose amino-acid sequence is MNSENKVAIITGSAGGLGKAIAERLANDGFNIVVQDINNDLLLETEKEFKEKGYNVISFKSDVSKQKEQEELVKFTVKEFNKLDVFINNAGVDAVTPFLEIDENQLNKLFNINVFGTVYGTQAAAKQFIKQNTKGKIINACSIAGHESYEMLGTYSATKHAVRSYTQVAAKELAKYKINVNAYCPGVAKTKMWERIDEEMVKYDENLNPGDAFEKFSSAIKLGRYQEPKDVANLVSFLASEDSDYITGQSILTDGGLVYR